In the genome of Marinomonas algicola, the window AATCAACACCATATTCGGCTACTTTAAGCGCTATTTTATAGTCAAAATGAATATCAGCAACCAAAGGCGTCTTTACTTGATCACGTATATGCTTGAATGCCTCAGCCGCATCCATTGAAGGAATAGAAACCCGAACAATATCGGCACCTGCGTTTGCAATTGCACGAATTTGAGCAACAGTAGCATCAACATCACAGGTTTCCGTGTTAGTCATGCTTTGTACGCTTATCGGTGCATCACCACCAACAGGCACATTGCCAACCATTATTTGACGTGATTTGCGACGTTTAATAGGAGATTCAAAATGCATGATAGTCTCTACTTTAGCTCAAAACGAGCTAAATCTTTACGAATAAATGAAGTGAAATCAAAGGCCTTACCTTTATACAATAGCTCGCTCACACCCGGAGCATAGCCAAGAACAACACGATAAGACGATGAATCAGATAAGGTGAGTGTTGACCCGCCTTTTTTAATTCCGGAATATAAAATTTTTCCGGATGGGTTACGAACTTCAGTCCAACAGTCTAAATTAAATTTAATGACTAGGTCATCATTAAAATTAACGGGAGCCTCATCCGTTTGTGTGTCTACAGCGTCTTGAGTAACATCAGCTAATTCAGTATTTTTAGATAGGGATTGAGTCTCTAAAGCCACCGCGTCAACACTTACACCAGCATCTTTTAATAAGGCTTTTGTTTCAGCTGACAGCCCCGTAACAATGTCATTATCCTCTTTGACATCATTTACTTCAGAACGCTCTGTAACATCATTGTTAAAGGGTGCCTTTTCTTCGGAAGCATCAACAGCATCATTAAATTGGCTATCAGTAGAGGGTATTAATAATTCACCTTCCTCTGGGATAACAGCCGTTTCTGTCGGTAGTTGCTCTTCGATAACCGCATCTAGGCTCTCATCATCGGTACTCATTGTGGGCCACCAAAATACCAAAAATACTAAAACAGCAACAAGTACAACAGAGATCAATAACACAATCGGATCCGTTAAATGCGCTTGTTTTTTTACCTTATTAATTGGCTTAAGAACGGTTTTTTTACTTTCTTGCAGACTATCGAAATGCATTAAAAAACCAGCTTCATTTAAACCTAAAGCTCGCAGGTAGCTTTTTAGATATCCTCGAGCAAATACAGGACTTCTAAACATGTCGAAGCGGTTGTTTTCTAACGCTTGAATTTGACTTTGAGGGATTTTTAATTGATCAGATATCTGCCCTTGCGTTAAATTTAAATGTAATCTTCGCGTTTTTAGCTCATTACCTATATCAATTCCTGCGCCATCACCGTCAGTCAGGGCATCAGAAGAAAAATCAGTATTCATTATGTTTTGTACCTTGGTACTATGCAGGCAGAAGGCGGAGTTAAGGAAGATGAAGTAAGGTCAGTTTCACGCGCTAAAACATGCCGTGACAGACATTCATGTTCCTCGTTATACTCGATAATTTGAGTATAATTAGAGTTAGCCTGAATAATTTTGTTTAATTGACTCGCCTCAATATAATTACCCTGTATTAAAACAAGATTGAGCTCTGTCAGCAAACCTATATAGGGTAATTTTGCTATTTCTTTTGCTCTATTTATCAGTATGGTCGCCTTTTTTACATCATCTTTACTTATGAGGCAGCGAGCGTAATTTATTAAGGCACTTTGAGAGCCATTTAAGCTAATTTCAAGTGTTTTCTTAAATAGCCCACAGGCCTTTGTATATTCACCAACCCGAACCAAAGCAACACCAAGATTATTAAGTAAAAAAATATCTCTAGGGAAAGCTTCAAGGCTTTTTTCATGGTATTTAATCGTCTCATCTAAACGACTTGTTCGCATAAAATATAGGGACTTTATCCGGTGAAACTCTACTGTGGTCTTTTGATATCGACTCACTTTATCAAGATAAATTTCAGCTTGTCTTAGCTGGTTGCTAAGGATGTATTCCTGAGCTAATGAAAGCGCCACTCGGTTTTGTTCTTCTTGTACAGGCTGCATAGAACAACCGACTAAAAAATAATAAACCACTACCAATATCTGAATAACTAGATCACGCTTCATAAGACATCCTTGTCTTTAATCATAATTTTATCGTTAAATCACTAAATCGAGTTTAGGAATTCACTTCTCTAAGTTCAATATACTTTTGACTACGACGTGTTTTATCATGGAAATCACCGACCAGTTGCCCACAGGCCGCATCAATATCTTCACCTCGAGTTGTACGTACCGTTACTGTATAACCTTGATCCGCTAAAATTTTCTGGAAACGTCGAGTTTGGTTATTTGACGGTTTTTCATAGCCAGAGTTTGGAAATGGATTAAAAGGTATTAAATTAATCTTACACTCTAGGTTTTGTAATAAATCAGCCAATTCAAAAGCTTGCTGCTCTTGATCGTTTACGCCAGCCATCATAGTGTATTCTATAGTAATGTGGCGCTTATCAGGCAAGCTGTCCAAATAATGCTGGCACGCTTCTAGCAGCTCAGCAATTGGGTATTTTTTATTGATAGGTACAAGAACATCACGTAACGGATTATTTGGCGCATGCAAGGAGACAGCTAAAGAGACATCGGTACGTTTCGCCAACTCATAGATTTTAGGCACAACACCTGAGGTACTTAATGTCACTCTGCGTTTTGATAAGCCATAAGCGTTATCATCCATCATCAATACCATCGCATCGACAACAGGCTCAAAGTTCATCAAAGGCTCACCCATCCCCATCATCACCACATTAGTCACTCGGCGCGGACCATTAGGCTCCATAGGGCCAAATGATTTAATCGCGATCCAAACTTGACCAATGATTTCAGCGGGCGTTAAATTACGATTAAAGCCTTGTTTTCCGGTTGAACAAAAGCTGCAATCTAAAGAACATCCCACTTGAGACGACACACACAATGTGGCGCGGTCACCATCAGGAATCAGTACCGTTTCCACGCAATTGTTGCCCCCCCCTTCAGTCCGAATAATCCATTTTCGGGTTCCGTCTTGAGAAATATTTTGGCTAACAATCTCTGGCGCTCGAACTTCCGCAATATCTTGCAACTTGGCACGTAATGCCTTACTGACATCCGTCATGTCATCAAAGCTTTCTGCGCCTTTCTGGTGAATCCACTTCAGCACTTGAGTTGCACGAAACTTCTTTTCACCAATAGATTCAAAAAATTCCACCATCTTTTTTGGCGGTAAACCGAGCAGGTTCACCTTCTTTATTTCAGTCATAATCAATTCATCACATGTTCAAAATTACATTAAGTGTAAACGAAAAAAGCTTCTGAAAAGAGAATTCTTTTCAGAAGCTTCTAATAAGAAATGGACCAAGGTCCATTTCTTATATTTAGAACTAAATAAGATTAGCTCAGATCAATTACTTACCGAAGAAGTAAGCAATTTCACGAGTTGCAGATTCAACAGAATCAGAACCATGAACTGCGTTTGCATCGATAGATTCAGCGTAGTCTGCACGTAAAGTACCGGCAGCGGCTTCAGCAGGGTTCGTTGCACCCATCAATTCGCGGTGACGCAATACAGCACCTTCACCTTCAAGAACAGAAACAACAACAGGACCAGACGTCATGAATGCAACTAGATCTTTGTAGAAAGGACGCTCTTTGTGCTCAGCATAAAAACCACCAGCCAATTCGTCATCTAGTTGAATCATTTTTGCTTCAACAACCTTAAGACCAGAACGCTCGAAACGAGAGTAGATTTCACCGATTACGTTTTTTGCAACAGCATCTGGTTTAATGATAGAAAGAGTACGTTCCAACGCCATGTTAAACTCCAAAATAATATGTAAAGTAAGCGGTATTATTTTTCATAATCAGCTCATTGACTAAATAATCAAAAAATAACCCACTTAGACCAAAAAAAAGTTAAGCGCGTGGATTATACGCACCTATTTGTTAAAGTTGTATGCTTTTCAACAGATTCTTTAGATAAAATGCACGAGTCTCTTCGCATTCATACATTCATCGAACATTATTAGTCCGCTTTTTTTATTGGCGTAACCCTGAGACAGCTTTAATAATCAATTCAGCGGCCCGATCAATGTCATCTTCTGTGGTAAATCGACCAATAGAAATCCGCAAGGAGCTATGAGCTAACTCATCAGAAAGACCTATTGCCCGTAACACGTAAGAAGGCTCAAGGCTCGCTGAAGTACAAGCAGAACCAGAAGAAACGGCAATATCAGCAAGAGACATCAGTAAGAGTTCACCTTCCACTCCACCAAAACCGACATTCAACACCCCTGCGACTCTCTGAGACGGATGGCCATTAAGATGCACATCCGGTAATGTTTGAATTTTATCCCAAAGACGGTTTCTTAAGGGCAAAATATGGGCAAGATCACGCTGCATTTCAGATTTCGCCAGCGCAAATGACTCGCCCATTCCAACAATCTGATGCGTTGGTAACGTTCCTGAACGCATACCTCTTTCGTGGCCACCGCCGTGTATTTGAGCTTCAAGTTTCACTTTTGGAGTACGACGTACGTACAAAGCACCGACCCCCTTAGGACCATAGGTTTTATGAGAGGTCAAAGACATTAGATCTACCTGCATTTGATTTACATCAATTGCTAGCTTACCTGTCGATTGAGCGGCATCTACATGAAAAAAAGTACCATTTGCACGAGTAATCTGGCCAATTTTTTCTATCTCAGTCACCACACCAATTTCATTGTTAGCATGCATTAAAGAAACCAAAATCGTATCCTCTCTTAAGGCGGCTTTGACAGACTCTACAGAAATAATACCCATATTATCAGGTTGCAAGTAAGTGACTTCAAAACCCTCTTTTTCAAGCTGTTTACAAGGATCTAAAACCGCCTTATGTTCAATTTTAGATGTAATAATATGCTTGCCTTGCTTAGCATAAGCATGTGCCACGCCCTTTAACGCTAAATTATTGGCTTCAGTCGCTCCAGACGTCCAAACGATTTCTCTGGCGTCCGCCCCAATTAAGTCGGCCACCTGCTGACGGGCTTCTTCAACAGCCTCTTCTGCTCTCCAGCCAAAGACATGGGAGCGTGATGCGGGGTTAGCAAAGTTTCCATCCAAAGTCATGCACTCAGCCATGCTCTTTGCAACACGAGGATCAACAGGCGTGGTCGCTGAATAATCTAGATATACGGGCATTGCCATGTACTTTCTCCAGTTAGATGTTATGAATTAGCACTTCTTGCTATTGTTTGTATTTTCGCTACGATGGCTTTTAAACCATTTCCCCGGGTAGGGCTTAAGTGATTCTCAAGATCTAACTCGGCAA includes:
- a CDS encoding helix-turn-helix domain-containing protein — protein: MNTDFSSDALTDGDGAGIDIGNELKTRRLHLNLTQGQISDQLKIPQSQIQALENNRFDMFRSPVFARGYLKSYLRALGLNEAGFLMHFDSLQESKKTVLKPINKVKKQAHLTDPIVLLISVVLVAVLVFLVFWWPTMSTDDESLDAVIEEQLPTETAVIPEEGELLIPSTDSQFNDAVDASEEKAPFNNDVTERSEVNDVKEDNDIVTGLSAETKALLKDAGVSVDAVALETQSLSKNTELADVTQDAVDTQTDEAPVNFNDDLVIKFNLDCWTEVRNPSGKILYSGIKKGGSTLTLSDSSSYRVVLGYAPGVSELLYKGKAFDFTSFIRKDLARFELK
- a CDS encoding tetratricopeptide repeat protein, which translates into the protein MKRDLVIQILVVVYYFLVGCSMQPVQEEQNRVALSLAQEYILSNQLRQAEIYLDKVSRYQKTTVEFHRIKSLYFMRTSRLDETIKYHEKSLEAFPRDIFLLNNLGVALVRVGEYTKACGLFKKTLEISLNGSQSALINYARCLISKDDVKKATILINRAKEIAKLPYIGLLTELNLVLIQGNYIEASQLNKIIQANSNYTQIIEYNEEHECLSRHVLARETDLTSSSLTPPSACIVPRYKT
- the rlmN gene encoding 23S rRNA (adenine(2503)-C(2))-methyltransferase RlmN, whose amino-acid sequence is MTEIKKVNLLGLPPKKMVEFFESIGEKKFRATQVLKWIHQKGAESFDDMTDVSKALRAKLQDIAEVRAPEIVSQNISQDGTRKWIIRTEGGGNNCVETVLIPDGDRATLCVSSQVGCSLDCSFCSTGKQGFNRNLTPAEIIGQVWIAIKSFGPMEPNGPRRVTNVVMMGMGEPLMNFEPVVDAMVLMMDDNAYGLSKRRVTLSTSGVVPKIYELAKRTDVSLAVSLHAPNNPLRDVLVPINKKYPIAELLEACQHYLDSLPDKRHITIEYTMMAGVNDQEQQAFELADLLQNLECKINLIPFNPFPNSGYEKPSNNQTRRFQKILADQGYTVTVRTTRGEDIDAACGQLVGDFHDKTRRSQKYIELREVNS
- the ndk gene encoding nucleoside-diphosphate kinase, which translates into the protein MALERTLSIIKPDAVAKNVIGEIYSRFERSGLKVVEAKMIQLDDELAGGFYAEHKERPFYKDLVAFMTSGPVVVSVLEGEGAVLRHRELMGATNPAEAAAGTLRADYAESIDANAVHGSDSVESATREIAYFFGK
- a CDS encoding IscS subfamily cysteine desulfurase; this translates as MAMPVYLDYSATTPVDPRVAKSMAECMTLDGNFANPASRSHVFGWRAEEAVEEARQQVADLIGADAREIVWTSGATEANNLALKGVAHAYAKQGKHIITSKIEHKAVLDPCKQLEKEGFEVTYLQPDNMGIISVESVKAALREDTILVSLMHANNEIGVVTEIEKIGQITRANGTFFHVDAAQSTGKLAIDVNQMQVDLMSLTSHKTYGPKGVGALYVRRTPKVKLEAQIHGGGHERGMRSGTLPTHQIVGMGESFALAKSEMQRDLAHILPLRNRLWDKIQTLPDVHLNGHPSQRVAGVLNVGFGGVEGELLLMSLADIAVSSGSACTSASLEPSYVLRAIGLSDELAHSSLRISIGRFTTEDDIDRAAELIIKAVSGLRQ